The genome window tgTCTAACCTCTTATTGCAGAATATTAAGTAATTATCCAAATTTCTTACATTTCATTCCAGCTTGACGAGTTTAACTTTTAAGATTAAGTCATCTTTTAACTATTATTACAGTAAACTTAGTAAAAAACTGATATTTTGGTAGTTTCTTTAATTCCATTCCAATTATTTCCATGTATAACTTTTAgggttaaaataaataaatgattttagGGTAGTGTTTTTGGGTAGTTTTTATCAAACAAACCTTTTTGAGGGGGACATTTTCATCATTGGATGAATTCACATTTGAGTATTTTGATCAGATCACATTTTATCTGAAATATAAACCTAATGTTGCTGTTTTGCtttgttcatgtgtgtttttgcttttctgaAGTCCTACAGGTAAATTAGGTCAGTTTAGTGTTTTGATCGTTTCTATCTGGTCATATACATGaccatatatatacatatatatatacacatatatatatacacatgtggcgtatgtgtgtccatgtgtctgTACAGAAATAGAAACGAGAACCGCTCCCCCTGCAAAGTTGTAAACTAGGAGAAACCCTGGAATTATAATACAAAGGTGTTTGGTTCATTTTGAATAATGTTTTGTAGTAAATAAATCCTGAGTTGTGACCAcgtgaaaatgtctttttgaaaAGCACAGCGTCGTCAGCCGTTTTCATTTTGGAGCCTAAAAAGATGAACTTATGTTTTATACGTTTGACCCTCCACATCAGGGCGCCGGCCAGGTCGACCGCCGAGGCCGAAAACCGCGGGAGCTAATGgaaagctaatgctaattagcaatcTTTGCTTCCCAAACACACATTGAATCTCACGAGGAAGCCAGTCTGACTCCATCAGTGCGAATCGCTTCCGACAGACAAGAGGCTCGTTCTGCGTTTCATATCGATTCTGTTCCGTCTGGTTGCCGATACTTCACGACTCGTTTGCTCGACTGATGAACCCGTCAGCCGGCACGTGGTTGGTTGAAATAAAGCTTATGAGCTGAGAAGGTCACAAGCTCCTCTGCATCCCTGctccacatcatcatcatcgtcttcatcaTTGGGAACACTGTATTGGACACTGTTTGAGCAGGACTTGTCTCTCTGCTACACGTCTTCAGTGTCAACAGAAGAAGAGGACGTTTTTATCGTCTTGTGTCTCCTCTGATCTGAAAGGCTGTTGTGTTGCGtagcaggaaacaggaagtcgtGAGTCGCTGCGGTTTGTGGCGTTATGGAGGTTGGAATCTCAGCCGATCCCTGAGCGGGATGTTTCAATGGTGTATGAACAAAATTGCAGAACAACACTGAAATCCAAAACTCAGCTGGACTGTGAGATACCGGGAGCCGCTCTGCAGGAACCGCTGTGTTCCCCAAATTACCATCAATGCTGGAAACATATCGTATATATCATATATTCTCCAGTAGTAATGAGAAGCAGTCTGCAGATTCACTCCACGTGCAACAGATTCCTCGGCGCCAAAATTGACTTACAAGTTGGCGGCGAGCCATGAAAAGTGTTTTCCCGGCAAAACACTTTAAATACGACTCGTCCCCCCAAAATTCTTTGGAGacgttattttaaaaaagcctcACAATTAGGGGATGCGTGGAACACCATCAGTGACATGCAGGTGGAGTAGTTTCACACATTATAACCAGCAGATGGCAGAATCCAAAAACCAAGTCACTACTTACTGTGTTAGCCTTCATGTTAGCATTACTAGCTGTGCTGTTAGCCTTCATGTTAGCATTACTAGCTGTGCTGTTATCCTTCATGTTAGCATTACTAGCTGTGCTGTTAGCCTTCATGTTAGCATTACTAGCTGTGCTGTGTTAGCCTTCATGTTAGCATTACTAGCTGTGCTGTTAGCCTTCATGTTAGCATTACTAGCTGTGCTGTTAGCCTTCATGTTAGCAATACTAGCTGTGCTGTTAGCCTTCATGTTAGCAATACTAGCTGTGCTGTTAGCCTTCATGCATTACTAGCTGTGCTGTGTTAGCCTTCATGTTAGCATTACTAGCTGTGCTGTTAGCCTTCATGTTAGCATTAATAGCTGTGCTGTGTTAGCCTTCATGTTAGCATTACTAGCTGTGCTGTTAGCCTTCATGTTAGCATTACTAGCTGTGCTGTGTTAGCCTTCATGTTAGCATTACTAGCCTTCCAATTAGAGTTACTATGTTAGACAGCAGAATTATCAGATGTAACGTCAGCGTCAAATGAAATTGTAGAAGCTTTTTATTTACTCCTATGACATATTATACTATCATATTTGACAACATTCCATGTTTTATGACATCGTTTTTCGTGGGGTGACTGCTCGGTGGTCGAGTGCCATTAATCAAAAAGAGGATCTGCGGTTTATTTCCTCGCCGACGTGCCCTCTAGCAACACACTGCTCCCTCACACAACTCATGACATTTTAATGACACACTATGACGACACACAATAATGATTACACATAAATAAACGGTATCGTCCCTAATGAAGCAAGCAGGGAGGTCACGTGACTCGATGTAGATGAGCAGAACCCATTGAACACACGGATTTGTTCAGCTATTTATTTTCAGTAATCAGCAGTAACGATTATAGTATATGGACAAGTTCTTCTGTTAAGAAATGAATTATCAAAACATAGTTTATAAAAGTGTATAGTAAGCATAACacagacatatatatattatatatatatatatatatatattattatatatataatatattatatatataataatatatatagataatatattatatatattattatatatataataatatatatagataatatATTATagataatattttatatatatattattatatatataataatatatatataaaaaatatattatatatatatatataaaataatatatattatatatatatataaaatatatataatgcatggaaacaaaaggttaaaacgtaaataaatgttgttatAGTTGTTCCAaacgtcttcctcctctctaaGAACTACTTGAAATGCAGGCGGGAAAGTTTTCACTCCAAAAAACCaacatggtggaggaggaagcagaaatACGGAACGtacagttattattatttctgtgTTCTAGATCACATGTTCTACAGCATCAACGTCACTGCACGGCTTGGACCaccttgttatttattttaactagCACCAGTGCTCCAGAAAAACGCTGACAAACCGTGttcttcaaaaacacacacggagGACTCCAAATAGTCAAAAAAcgcaattaaataaaaagaataaaaaagaaacaccaaTAAATACAAGAGGCtaccatgaaaaaaaacaagaaacggTTTGAAATGAAAAGGAACGAATGAGCTCCAGACAAAGAGGGTCACCAAGACGGGAGTTTGACTTTAGTGAAACGGGAAgtgatgcctgtgtgtgtgtgtgggggggtgtgggggggggttaatgggACAATGGGAAGGCCCATCACAAGACCATCACAACATCACTCGTTAAAAAGGCAAGAAGAGTAAAAAAAGGTCCACCATCTCAGCGAGACAGGGGCATTCTGGGTAAcggtttgggggggaggggggggggaagtgtttACATCAACACAGCTCTAAACTCACACATCCTAAAGACTAGCGCCGTCCATTACAAGTGTTAAtaacaatataaataaatgcattactACAATGGTCTGTCgtcttttttccttcttatAAAAGAGGTACTTTAGATATCAGAAGTACGATTACAATACAATATACAACCTTCACGGTACTTTGTGGGgtttgtttctcctttttacaacataaagTCACAGATTCAGACCTCGATCACTCAGACACAGCGAGACGGAGACGGGCGTCACTGGAGAGGACCTGAGAAACAAGATGGCGTCTCTCTGCGTAGTCTGACGCCTCAATTCTTTTGTCTTAAATGAATTGGTGTCCTTGTTTGACTTTTAACCCCGTACGTTTGTTTTACAGCTGAAAGCACGGTGAAAAACACATGCAATTAGCTGAGACGTTGTGGtgcgttaccatggtgactcGACAACGGAAGCTTCTCTTCCAATAACTCAGACATGACCATCGCCTCCTTGTGTGACTTAATTTCCCACAAATGAAAATACCTAGTTTGAAcagctttaataaaaaaagtgacaaaaaggccactagaagaagaagaaactccCAATGAACGTCTGCTGAACCAGGGTTAGAGGCGGGACACAATCCTGCTGCACCAATAAGCTCCCGgctggtttgtgtgtgaaaatgacaCGACGGGTTGaactaaaaacaacaaattccCTGTGACCTCCACGTGGACACTCACAGCGCCGGGCTCATCAGTCTCTACGGGCCCCAAACGTGCAGCAGGAACTAAGGCAGAAGTAGTAAGTCAGTCTGTGTGCGACAAATCTACAAGCAGGACCTCAGGTGGGGGGCTAATGGAGGGAGGACAGGACAAgacgctggtgtgtgtgtgtgtttgtgtacagttTGTGTGTCCCTCCTGTTTTTTGAGTCTGTGGTGTCACACAGGACTCGccttaccacacacacacactgcgaggaagaggagggtaaTCTGGGAGGAAGAGTTACATTTGGCACTTCCAGAAACCTTGGCATGTGACTGCATCTTGACCCCCTGCGCCCTCgttccccacacacacccctccctcaTCCCGTAGGTTATATGAAGGCACCGCCGGGCATACCCAAGAAGTTGGGTGCGCCATGggccgtgggggggggcgctgaggagCCGCTCCAGTGCACCTTCATGTGGTGCCTCAGGTTGGACCGGGAAGAGAAGCGCTTGTCGCACTGCTGGCAGGAGAAGGGCTTCTCTTTGGTGTGGATGCGGCGGTGGCAGACCAGCTGGGTGGAAACCCGGAAGGACTTGCCGCAGTCGGGGCACTGGTAGCGTTTGGGCTCAGTGTGGATCCGCCGGTGGTTCTTGAGGGACATGAGGTTGGGGAACTCCTTCTGACAGGAGTTGCAGAAGTAGGTCCCAGTCTTGTGGCTGTTCTTGTGGTTGAGCAGCGAGCTGGCGTGACGGTAGGACCGGCCGCACTGGTTGCACACATGAGGCTTGAGGGCCTCGCCATGGCCCCCCCGGGCACGGACCCTTCCCACGGCGCTCGAGTTGAGTCCTTGCTCCTGCATCAGGGTGAGGTCCAGGCCGGACCCCCAGCCCAGCTCCTGGGAGCCCCCGGGTCGGGGCTGCTGGGGTCTGGGCTGGCGGGGCTGCGGCGGCTGGCCGTGGGTGATCTCCATGTGGAGCCGGAAGCTGGCCTGTGTGGGGAAGGCTCGCTGGCAGGAACGGCAGGTCAGCTCCCGCTGCTTCTGGTGGACGCGGCGGTGGTTGTAGAGCTGCGAAGACACGCGGAAGGCCTTGCCGCAGTCGTGGCAGCGGTGGCGCCGCGTCTCCGAGTGGATGCGGCGGTGGTTCTTCAGGGCGAGCAGGTTGGAGTAGGTCTTGAGGCACACGGCGCAGTGGTAGATGCCGACGGTGTGGGTGTTCTTGTGGTTGAGGAGGGAGCTGGCGTGGCGGTAGGACCGGCCACACTGGTCACATCTGTGCAgtaaaaatgggggggggggggggggattagtaaGAGAAGAGGGAAGTCTGTTCTCCGGTTATCTCACTTACTGGTTACCACTTGTTCTTAGAATTATTGAAAGATCTTAACATGTAACATACAGGTATATGATCTGAAATCCGGCTTAAAGCTTTTAAAGAAGACTACAGCAAAGTGGTGTACCATTTGAAGTGATTCTACACAGGTCAAAAGGGAgtaggggggttgggggggacaAACTGGAGGTATCTGCTGCTCCCTGCACTGCACAATAAGACACGATCCCCAAAGCGACCATTTCTAAGACCTGCTGTCATAGCCTTCCTTTGGGTGGCTACTAGTTTCTGAATGAGATGATGACAGATCCATCAAACCAGAGAACCTCAACGCAGAGAAAACATGAACCTCTAGACATGTGCAGTGCAGCTAGCTCCAAATACTCATGGTGTCACTAGACAACTGATCAGTGCCATGATGCTactttaaagaaacaaacacaaagaacagaCATCATCATCCAGCTGATATGCTACACACAAAATACTCCATTCAGATCTGTggcaaaaacaaagcatgaaaacaaaaaacatctaaaaaaataaatgtgtgacatATGCTAACTGAAAGCAAACAGGTTTGACTTATCTGGTCTCTCCACTAATTCAATTTGTCCAAACTTCAGAAAAATCCGAATTCCGGCACGCGTATGGTCCCAAGGAAGCCGGATTGGAGATCATATACCTGGAATAGACACGTAGAGACCTAAATTTATCTTCACTactcgttttgttttttgttttgttttgcaacttCGAAGAATCACAAACAAACTGACGAGAACTCACGTGTACCGACACTCGTCGCCCTCTCCTGCGGGTGCCGTGGCCTTCCTCCTCACTTCCATGCCTACCTGGTTGTCCCCGCATCGGTGCCGAGCCAGACCCGACCGGCCTTGGAAGCTCTTCCCGCAGGTGGGGCAGCCGAAGGGGGTGGCGCCCTCCTCATGGACCTTCTGGTGGTTCCGGAGGAAACGGGCCAGCCGGAAGGCCTTGCCGCACGTGTGGCAGATGTGCTTCTTCCGCTGGGTGTGGATGCGCATGTGGTTGCGCAGCGCCATGTAGTTGGTGTACGGCTTGTCGCAGAAGTTGCAGCGGAAGTTGCCGGTcttgtgcgtgtgcttgtggtTGAGCAGGGAGCTGGCGTGCTTGTAGGCGCAGCTGCACAGGTCGCAGGCATAGGGCCTCTCGTCCGAATCCAGGTCCACCGAGCTCCTCTCCAGGCTGATGTTGGCAGAGCTGttggtggatgaggaggagggcaggTGCTGAGCGGGGCAGTCGTGGGCTGCCAGCTCGTCCGCCGTGGTGAAGCCCTCGCAGCAGCCGTCGCACTCAAAGTCCATCTGGACCCCGGGGCCCTGAGGCCCTTTGCACAGGCCTGCCGTGGTGTGGGTGGCCAGCTGCCGCTGGGTGCGGAATCCTTTGCCGCACTCCTGGCAGTTGTGCTTCTTCTGGGCGAAGTGGAGGCGCAGGTGGTTTTTCATGGCCAGCCGGTTCGGGTAGGTGGAGTTGCAGACATTGCAGTGGTACTCCCCGATTTTGTGAAGGTTCTTGTGATTGGCCAGGCTGCCGGCGTGCCGATACGTCTTACCACATTCCTCGCAGGCGAAGGGCCGGCGCCCGGTCTCTGACGGGTCGAACTTCTGTGGCCTCGAGGTCCCAGCCGAGGAGTAAGGCTTCTTGAAGCCCTGGTGGTTGTACTTTACGGCCATGGCCTGGCTCTTAGAGGATTCCCCCCTCATGCTCTGCATCTGGGACGTCCCGGGCTGCTGGAAACGGGAGCCGTTGGTACTGGTCCGTACCAGACCTTTAGCCCGGTGCTCCTCGTGGAGGCGGAGGTGGTTTATCAGCTGCTTTTGGATCTTGAATGCTTTGCCGCATTCTTCACACTTGTGcctacagaaacacaacagaatcTCTGTAAATACACAACATCTATAAACTTAAACCAACATGATCAGAGACTAGAACCATGTTTCTTTTATCCTGAAATAACTCCGGCCAGCCAACAACTAGAGCCTCAGAGAGGTAGAGCATGTGTACCTACCTTTTGAGATCGAAATGGGTCCTCTGGTGGTTCTTGAGAGCCAGCAGGTTGTAGTAACGCTTCTGACAAACAAGACAGCGGAACACACCGGTCTTGTGTGACTTCTTGTGGTTGAGGAGTGAGCATGGGTGTCTGTAGCCCCGCCCACATTGGTCACACTTGTGGGGCTTGTCGCTTTGGTCAACCATAGACCTGCGTCCGTCGCTGCCAACGTCACGGCTCCCCCCGGGTCCTCCCGCCCCGCTGACGCTGTCTCCCCCGGACATCCCTTTGGCTCCATTCAGGGCCTGCTTGCTCAGAGAGCTGGCCCGATTCTTACCCGGGCACAGGTGCGTGATCAAGTGGTGCCGGTCGGCGAAGAACATGCCGCAGTCCACACAGATGTGGTTGCGTCCATCCATCTTGTCGTTGCCATTGGTCGAACCACCCGCGATGCCTTGCTGCTGCTGACCGTCCTGCCTTTGGGGCCCGTGGACTAGCTGGTGGTTCAGGAGGTCCTGCTTCCTGGAGAAGCTCTGGCCGCAGGTGGAGCAGATCATCCTCCACTCCTGCTCCAGGCTGGAAGGCCCCGGCCCCGTGGGGTTGTTGGCGTGGCTGCGCAGGTGGCTCCTGAGGGCCCTGAGGCTAGCATAGTGGTTGCCGCACACCGAGCACTGGTAAACCTCcccgtcgtcctcgtcgtccttgTCGTTGCCGCTCATCCTCTTGCCCCCACCCTGGGAGTACTGTCGCTGGCCACCGCCTTCTTTCAGGCTGCTGGAGCTCCCGGTGGGCAGCGAGGTTCCGCCGGAGCCGTGGTAGCTCAAGCCGGCCATAAAGCCGTTGGACATGGTgctctgctgcggctgctggcCGCGGCGCGGGCACATGTGCGACTTGATGCCGGACACATCTCCATACATCTCGCCGCAGTCGGCGCACACGTGCCTGTCGGCCTGCCGGTGAGCAGAGTTGCTCTGGGAGAGTGAGCCGCCGTCGAAGCGGTCGTGGAACTCCAGAGAGTCCAGCCCGCTGCTGTGGCCGCCATCAGGGACAAAGTGGGCGGAGTCCCCCAGGTTCCCCGGCAGGGAGATGGGCGTGGTCGCCCCGCTGCCCTCCTGTACGTAGCTCTGTTGGGAGTCCAGGGTCAGCGGCTCCGGGGACAGCCAGTCGTTACTGTCGTTGTTGATGGGCTGGTTGGCGCCGCGCCCCTTGTGGCTGCGCAGGTGGCTGTGCAGTGCCGCCAAGTGGGGGTACTGCTTGCAGCAGATGGTGCACTGGTAGTGCCCAGTCTGGTGGCAGCGCTTGTGGTTGACCAGGCTCCCTGCGTGCCGGTAGCTTTTGCCACACTCGCCGCACTTGAAGCGGCGCTCCCCGTCTTCCGGCGAGTTGGCCTGGGGGACGCGGCCCCCGGAGGGCGAGGACACAGAGCCCTGTGACCCGGAGCTCAGCGTGTCCGAATTGAGCAGCGAGTTGTCCTGGCCGTGGGAGCCAGGGTGGGGGTCGTGGGTCAGATAGTGGACCTTCAGGGTGTCCAGATCCGGATGTCCCGCGCCACAGTATGCGCAGGTGTAGATGGGGTTGTTGACCGGGGGGCCCATGATGGGGTCGTAGGGGCCTCTCTTGTCACTGGGCAGCGGTGGCAGCGGCAGAGGGTCGCCCAGGGTGGGAGGGTACACCGGCGCTCGTACCGCAGTCAGGTTGTGGGGCATGATGCCCGGGAAGCTGCGCGGCAGGCCGAGGGAGGGCGAGGCCGCGTTGTGCAGCAGTATGTGCTCCTGAAAGTCTGTCTTGTTTGGCAGCGCAATCTGGCAAAGGTGGCAGAAACACGAGGCTGTGTCATCGCTCTGAGACGACTGCGTTCCGCCGCGCTCCGACCCGTGGAGGCTGTTGCCGACGCCGCTCACCATGGTCGCACCGGGGGTCTTGAACTTGGAGTGAGTTCTCTCGTGGCTGTTTAAGGCCGCCAGGTTGCTGAACGGCTTGAAACACACGGCGCACTTGAAGGTTCCCTGCTGGTGACACTTCTTATGGTTCACCAGGCTGCCGTGGTGCCGGTATGTCCGGTCGCACTGGTCACACTTGAAGGGTCGGTCCCAGGCGTCGTCCGATTCAGGGGACCCTTTCTTCCCGTGGTCCTCGGTCTCGTGGCTCGGCAGAACGCCGTGTCCCACGCCGCTGTTGTTCAGGTGAGGGCGCCCGAAACCTTCGGAGAGGTCCTGGGCGAGACTGTAATCCCTCTCGTCGTGGCCTGCCTCCTCAGGcacctcctcgctctcctcctcggcGTGTGCGCTGCTGGGGGAAAGTGTGTGGATACGCAGGTGGTTCTTTAGGGCCACGGCGTTGGGCAGCGTGCGGGTGCAGACGGGGCACTGGAAGGAACCCACCTCGTGAGACTTCTTATGGTTGGCGAGACTGGCTGCGTGCTTGTAGATTCTGCCACACTGTTCACACTCAAAGCGCCCGTTCTCTTCCTGCTGGTAATGTGCTTTCATGTGTTCTAGGAGACTTGGAGTACTCGGACAAACCATATCACACTCTTTACAGGGGAAACCCTTGGCTCGACTCATATCATGCATTGCCATAGTACTCTGGAGCAAAtcgtggggaggggagggggggtcacggtTCACCTGGAAATAAATGAACGGTGACTTTTGCGGCGGTTAGCTCTTCAGCTGAGGGCGGCCATTTTCACACCAGATACGGTTCGGCCAATCGGGGGCCCACCTTGAGAGGAGGCGGGCCTTTGGGGTCACACCAGCCAATGAGGTCTTACTGTGGAGACAAGAACAATAGAGGGTTATTTAAATCtctaaatcaggaatcaggaaacatttattgccaaaatatgtcaaacatacaaggaatttatGTATATGTTTCAAtcgacaacaagacagcagtgcacacgTAGTCAATAATATTCAATGATTCCTAAGTGAGGACTGAATCCTACTATCTTCAAACTAACTATTAGTATGAAAGATTATTTACAGAGCAACCAGTtcctttaattaaattaattcattaaaaagacaaaaactatTGACCAAAATAAAATCTCACTTAACAGCAGATTTACTGATTTAACATGGGGAAATGTTTTatgcaagcaaaaaaaaaattcagacaTACGTCaatatatgtatttgttgttgATGGTCAGTGTTGTTTCATTGGGGATGTATTAAAAATACTTAAGGGCAGGGAAATAGTTTAATGTTACTCTTGAAAAAATACGTGATTGTTGGTCAAATACATCATAGaaaggggttttgttttttgtttttcaattttttatgCTTATCAAAAGGATCAATATGATCAGTACTCCTGTTATTTGTAAAATCATCTTCACATTATACACAGAAATTGATTTTACTCTCATGAATTATTTGTGTATACatacacaaataataataataataataataatatatatatataattccagACCCCATACCAGTAAGATACCAGTAACCAGAACAGCGTCACACAGAGATAATAAACCAGGTTGATTTATTGAAGCAGACGGTAATAAACACGTTGATATTAAATTACTGTTATTGATCATTAATCAGTCTTTGAAATAAAACCGTTATTTGTTATATTATTTTCTAATTTTGAAGAACCCTTTAATTGATGACGAGAACAATAGTTACAGCATACAATTAATTCGAATTTTCTTTATTACGCATTGCCTgtggaaataaatatttctaCTGTTTCTTGTatctttaaataactttttagagaatcaattaaatgtattcagGTGGTGTCAGCAGGTCGATTTCAGAACCaccaagttatttatttatttttatatttgagaTCAAAATGAGGTCCATTAATTTAATGCTAGGTGAAATAATCCACAATAATCTAGAAGCGCCATTTTTTTAGATCaaccagcagccaatcagaagccGCCGTATAATGTAAACAAACGCAGAGAAAGGAGCGCAAACAGCGTTTTATTCACCGAACCACGGAGACGGAGCGGAAAGAACCGGGTCCGTTCGCACATGCGCGGTTACACGCACAACAATCATCATTTCTGGTTGTACATTATAATAACTGCTCGGCATCATCAGACCCGGGGGGCGCGCTGACCTTGGGCCCGTCTCCTCTCGGTTCCGTTTCGGCCCAGCGGGAATTCTACCCGAACAAAAGCGGAGCAGCTTCTCCGACACACGGCCGACATTTGATTCAGCCGCCCCCGGGGCCAtacacacgggggggggtctctctgccgccccccaccccgctgttatttttttggtggggggttTAAAGCCGATGCAATGCTTCCGCCAGAGCGGTGACAACACCTACAGCCTCCGGCCCCACTCTCACTGATACCCGCTTCAGCCATCTTACCCCCATGCTAACGGGGCTAGCATCTCCACGGGGCTAGCCCCGTAAACGCAGACTGCTAGCCCGCTGGCTGTGGCTAGAACGTTGCAGGTGCGTTTGgttgttaaaaacacattattgatTTTACACCAAAAATAACCTTATGAGACACGTAGGTGAAAGTCACGATACACGGCCGAGCTAGCTTTAGCATCTAGCtagctgcaccccccccctcctgcgaCGAGAGAAAGGGGGCAAAACGGAAGTAGGAATACCATAAAAtggtaaacaaaaacaacaaacagcttAACGCACCAAGCTCCGCGAGTTACAGACACCCCCCGGTGTATTTTAAAGCCCCTCCCGGAGCACAGCGAGGGTAAACGGCCGCCGCTGCATGAGCTCGTAGAGGGGCTAGCATCGTCGCTAACCCAAGGCTAGCCCCGAGCTACACAAAGATCTCGGCCCCCATTGATGGAAAAACATCGGGGGGGTTTCTGCCACCTTTTCCCGCTCCACACTTACCCCTCGATCGGCCTCTGTGCCCGCGCGTGACAGCGATGCACGGCGTGGGGGTTTAGAGTGTGCACGTTTCATGGATTCCGCATGattatttttctcctcctccggttCAAACACCGACTTTTGGTTATTGGTTCTCCCCCCTCGCTTGCGCTCCCCCCTCGGGCTCCCCCCTCCCTACCGCCGCTTCGCCTGGATACTTCCTGCCGCTGCTCGCCGCGCGGCGCTGCGCGTCACCGTGCGCAGAACGGAACCCATCCAGTCAGCTCATCCGAGGTTCTGCTGTGACGTCATTAGAGTCCGTTCGCATCCACATCGGGAACCGAACCGAATCCCGGTTAAGAACACGGTGAGGTCATTTCACCGGCACGCGTTCACCCTGTGCTATAAATACTGCGTGTTTACTGACCGATACccaattcatatttattttattattattgttatttgagGTACAAATCATATTTATGCCGGACTACATCTCAGAGATTATTTTCAACAGTTTAATATTACTTACTATTTCGATTCGATTTAATTAGAATTTCACCTTCCTACGAATGAGAAAAACATGGCTCATCTTGGTTGTGAACTACGTCTCCCAGAACCCCTCGCTTCGGTCCTGACGTCATATTTCCTCGCCTGTGTTCCGCTCGTTCCGAAGCGTCGGGGATAATAGCGCGTTTCTTAGACTGTGCTCTCCGGTAGCGGCCGTTAAACCCACGCGGTGTCCGTCTGAGCGCGATGGGGCCCGTAGAGGTAAATCAtccatgttattattattatattattgttattacgaGCATTAACTGTCTCGCTTACAGCAACTATTGGCGTCGACCCGCTGTTAGCTCCGTTAgcgctttgttgttgttgttgtgttgctaGTGGCGATAATGTGATGGATTAATAGATAATGTCTACGTTCACATATTAATGTCAACGGCGATAAATGAGCTTCGAGACTCGGCAGGAAGGAGACTGTTGTGATGAGTTAGTGTTTGATTGCTTCTTAATAAAGCTCATCTCAAATTTGAACACGTTTAAAGACGCGCACGTGAGAGTTTGGAGAAGTTGGTGAATAAACTGATGTGACGTTAATAAATATGTTTGATGCTCGTTA of Gasterosteus aculeatus chromosome 11, fGasAcu3.hap1.1, whole genome shotgun sequence contains these proteins:
- the LOC120828034 gene encoding zinc finger protein 646 isoform X1, translating into MAMHDMSRAKGFPCKECDMVCPSTPSLLEHMKAHYQQEENGRFECEQCGRIYKHAASLANHKKSHEVGSFQCPVCTRTLPNAVALKNHLRIHTLSPSSAHAEEESEEVPEEAGHDERDYSLAQDLSEGFGRPHLNNSGVGHGVLPSHETEDHGKKGSPESDDAWDRPFKCDQCDRTYRHHGSLVNHKKCHQQGTFKCAVCFKPFSNLAALNSHERTHSKFKTPGATMVSGVGNSLHGSERGGTQSSQSDDTASCFCHLCQIALPNKTDFQEHILLHNAASPSLGLPRSFPGIMPHNLTAVRAPVYPPTLGDPLPLPPLPSDKRGPYDPIMGPPVNNPIYTCAYCGAGHPDLDTLKVHYLTHDPHPGSHGQDNSLLNSDTLSSGSQGSVSSPSGGRVPQANSPEDGERRFKCGECGKSYRHAGSLVNHKRCHQTGHYQCTICCKQYPHLAALHSHLRSHKGRGANQPINNDSNDWLSPEPLTLDSQQSYVQEGSGATTPISLPGNLGDSAHFVPDGGHSSGLDSLEFHDRFDGGSLSQSNSAHRQADRHVCADCGEMYGDVSGIKSHMCPRRGQQPQQSTMSNGFMAGLSYHGSGGTSLPTGSSSSLKEGGGQRQYSQGGGKRMSGNDKDDEDDGEVYQCSVCGNHYASLRALRSHLRSHANNPTGPGPSSLEQEWRMICSTCGQSFSRKQDLLNHQLVHGPQRQDGQQQQGIAGGSTNGNDKMDGRNHICVDCGMFFADRHHLITHLCPGKNRASSLSKQALNGAKGMSGGDSVSGAGGPGGSRDVGSDGRRSMVDQSDKPHKCDQCGRGYRHPCSLLNHKKSHKTGVFRCLVCQKRYYNLLALKNHQRTHFDLKRHKCEECGKAFKIQKQLINHLRLHEEHRAKGLVRTSTNGSRFQQPGTSQMQSMRGESSKSQAMAVKYNHQGFKKPYSSAGTSRPQKFDPSETGRRPFACEECGKTYRHAGSLANHKNLHKIGEYHCNVCNSTYPNRLAMKNHLRLHFAQKKHNCQECGKGFRTQRQLATHTTAGLCKGPQGPGVQMDFECDGCCEGFTTADELAAHDCPAQHLPSSSSTNSSANISLERSSVDLDSDERPYACDLCSCAYKHASSLLNHKHTHKTGNFRCNFCDKPYTNYMALRNHMRIHTQRKKHICHTCGKAFRLARFLRNHQKVHEEGATPFGCPTCGKSFQGRSGLARHRCGDNQVGMEVRRKATAPAGEGDECRYTCDQCGRSYRHASSLLNHKNTHTVGIYHCAVCLKTYSNLLALKNHRRIHSETRRHRCHDCGKAFRVSSQLYNHRRVHQKQRELTCRSCQRAFPTQASFRLHMEITHGQPPQPRQPRPQQPRPGGSQELGWGSGLDLTLMQEQGLNSSAVGRVRARGGHGEALKPHVCNQCGRSYRHASSLLNHKNSHKTGTYFCNSCQKEFPNLMSLKNHRRIHTEPKRYQCPDCGKSFRVSTQLVCHRRIHTKEKPFSCQQCDKRFSSRSNLRHHMKVHWSGSSAPPPTAHGAPNFLGMPGGAFI